A genomic window from Punica granatum isolate Tunisia-2019 chromosome 2, ASM765513v2, whole genome shotgun sequence includes:
- the LOC116198079 gene encoding F-box only protein 13, producing the protein MERGTDSRGKRKLQEEEGDGYGALSLDELNQDLLERVLSRLPTSTFLSLTSVCKRWKSISDSPTFKLACSEVPARDPWFLMVGPLPRPGKCIVFDSVGRNWKQLGRSPLLLSKLDSIPVASSGGLVCFRGARDGDLAVCNPLTGSAREIPRSDLPSDARTLHAIVMRSRPLRDHSFDIIVVHGEFPKLFFKGFDSKLGTWGPDIALTRISSVLNSDSLEAESTSESVYFLSKAGDVVATDMLRSPSKQYSSVMIVEDGGEILYFLSSSGTVVGCDLARGSFSEYPRLLPFCLEYSIDVMECRGEMVVAVLSEFLDTASLRIWRFDEECRSWAQMAAMPPSMSHEFYGKKMDINCVGLNDRVLICLNSGEVFRYILYDVAANEWVELPQYRVNGVGLEFSSAFSFEPRIEASV; encoded by the coding sequence ATGGAGAGAGGTACTGATTCCCGCGGGAAGAGGAAGctacaagaagaagaaggagacgGCTATGGCGCCCTGAGCTTGGACGAGCTCAACCAGGATCTCCTCGAGAGGGTCCTATCCCGGCTCCCCACCTCCACGTTCCTCAGCCTCACCTCCGTCTGCAAGCGCTGGAAATCCATCTCCGACTCCCCCACCTTCAAGCTTGCCTGCTCCGAGGTCCCCGCCCGCGACCCCTGGTTCCTCATGGTCGGTCCCCTCCCCCGACCCGGCAAATGCATCGTCTTCGATTCCGTCGGACGCAACTGGAAGCAGCTCGGCCGCTCGCCCCTCCTGCTCTCGAAGCTCGACTCGATCCCCGTCGCCTCATCGGGCGGCCTCGTGTGCTTCCGCGGGGCGCGCGACGGGGACCTCGCCGTGTGCAACCCCTTGACAGGCTCGGCCCGCGAGATCCCCCGGTCTGACCTGCCCTCCGACGCCCGGACCCTCCACGCCATAGTGATGCGGTCTAGGCCCCTCCGGGACCATTCCTTTGATATCATAGTAGTCCACGGTGAATTCCCGAAACTATTCTTCAAAGGCTTCGACTCGAAGCTCGGCACTTGGGGACCCGATATCGCCCTCACCCGAATCTCTAGTGTCTTGAATTCCGATTCATTGGAGGCCGAATCCACCAGCGAGTCGGTATACTTCCTCAGCAAGGCAGGCGACGTAGTGGCCACTGACATGCTCCGCAGCCCCTCGAAGCAGTACTCATCCGTGATGATCGTGGAAGATGGAGGTGAGATACTCTATTTTCTCAGCTCGTCAGGGACAGTGGTCGGCTGCGATTTGGCCCGGGGTTCCTTCTCCGAGTACCCAAGGCTCCTGCCCTTCTGCTTGGAGTACTCCATCGATGTAATGGAGTGCCGGGGGGAAATGGTGGTCGCCGTACTGTCGGAGTTCCTCGATACTGCGAGCCTTCGAATTTGGAGGTTTGACGAGGAGTGCCGATCGTGGGCCCAGATGGCTGCTATGCCACCTTCGATGTCCCACGAGTTCTATGGCAAGAAGATGGACATTAACTGTGTCGGATTGAATGATCGGGTATTGATTTGCCTGAATTCAGGAGAGGTTTTCCGGTATATTCTGTATGATGTTGCAGCCAATGAGTGGGTTGAGCTGCCGCAGTATCGGGTGAACGGCGTGGGCTTGGAGTTCTCGTCGGCCTTCTCTTTCGAGCCAAGGATTGAAGCATCTGTGTGA